One stretch of Streptomyces sp. NBC_01363 DNA includes these proteins:
- a CDS encoding xanthine dehydrogenase family protein subunit M, whose amino-acid sequence MIPAAFDYARPDTLDDAVRTLHDGGEEAKVLAGGQSLIPILRLCLAFPELLVDLGRIPELRGVREDTATGSLVIGAMTTHHDVLHDPLVRRHAGLPATATATETVADPAVRHRGTPGGSLCHAEPAADLPAVLLALDGEMVAAGPRGRRTVPAREFFVDYLQTSLAPDELPVEIRVPRTDAWGFHYEKFSRVAQGWAVVGVAALVRRDDGHIAEARIGLTNMGATPLRASATEPALAGAGAGPAAVVHAAHAAAEGTRPASDLSATPEYREHLARVLTRRAVLAAAGTE is encoded by the coding sequence ATGATTCCCGCCGCATTCGACTACGCACGGCCCGACACCCTCGACGATGCGGTACGCACGCTGCACGACGGCGGCGAGGAGGCGAAGGTCCTGGCGGGCGGACAGAGCCTGATCCCCATCCTCCGCCTGTGCCTCGCCTTCCCCGAACTCCTCGTCGACCTCGGCCGGATCCCGGAACTGCGCGGCGTCCGCGAGGACACCGCCACCGGATCGCTCGTCATCGGAGCCATGACGACCCACCACGACGTCCTCCACGACCCCCTGGTACGCCGCCACGCCGGTCTGCCGGCCACCGCCACCGCCACCGAGACCGTCGCCGACCCCGCCGTACGGCACCGCGGCACACCCGGCGGCTCGCTCTGCCACGCCGAGCCGGCCGCCGACCTCCCGGCGGTACTGCTCGCCCTGGACGGCGAGATGGTGGCCGCGGGGCCACGCGGCAGGCGCACCGTCCCGGCCCGCGAGTTCTTCGTCGACTACCTGCAGACATCCCTGGCACCGGACGAGTTGCCGGTGGAGATCCGGGTGCCGAGGACCGACGCCTGGGGCTTCCACTACGAGAAGTTCAGCCGGGTCGCCCAGGGCTGGGCGGTCGTCGGTGTCGCGGCACTCGTACGGCGCGACGACGGCCACATCGCCGAGGCCCGCATCGGCCTGACCAACATGGGCGCCACGCCCCTGCGCGCGAGCGCCACCGAGCCGGCGCTCGCCGGAGCCGGGGCCGGCCCGGCCGCGGTGGTGCACGCCGCCCACGCGGCGGCGGAGGGCACCCGCCCCGCCTCCGACCTGTCGGCGACGCCCGAGTACCGCGAACACCTCGCCCGGGTGCTGACCCGGCGCGCGGTGCTGGCCGCGGCCGGGACGGAGTGA